One Leisingera sp. M658 genomic window carries:
- a CDS encoding 5-bromo-4-chloroindolyl phosphate hydrolysis family protein, whose protein sequence is MAQRYGGKYSPDGKPAQQPAKPAQSFRNAQVDPVGMRANLMFVPPAILTLLSLNDGAIGLALGLAGAGLWTGGAFLLREGLKAEAAFAARKVARKPALPRKILAALLAGTGAALAAWKAEPGILIAAIYGAATVGLHFTAFGIDPLQDKGAEGVDDFQQSRVARAVDEAEANLTAMKDAALRARDRKVEARVEQFQSVARDLFRTVEEDPRDLTAARKYLTVYLQGARDATVKFADIYARSQDAQARTDYLALLDDLEQNFAARTRKMLVEDRADLSIEIDVLRDRLQREGVHLDQN, encoded by the coding sequence ATGGCACAGCGTTACGGCGGCAAATACAGCCCCGATGGAAAACCCGCGCAGCAGCCCGCAAAGCCCGCGCAATCCTTTCGCAATGCGCAAGTAGATCCTGTTGGCATGCGCGCCAACCTGATGTTTGTGCCGCCCGCGATCCTGACGCTTTTGTCCTTGAATGACGGAGCAATAGGGCTGGCGTTGGGGCTGGCAGGCGCAGGCCTGTGGACCGGCGGCGCCTTCCTGCTGCGCGAAGGGCTGAAGGCCGAGGCCGCCTTTGCCGCCCGCAAGGTGGCCCGCAAACCCGCCCTCCCCCGCAAGATCCTGGCCGCCTTGCTGGCAGGCACAGGCGCGGCCCTGGCGGCCTGGAAGGCCGAACCCGGTATTCTGATTGCCGCCATCTATGGCGCCGCAACGGTTGGATTGCATTTTACCGCATTCGGGATCGACCCGCTGCAGGATAAAGGCGCCGAGGGCGTCGACGATTTCCAGCAATCCCGAGTGGCCCGCGCCGTGGACGAGGCCGAAGCGAATCTTACCGCCATGAAAGACGCCGCCCTGCGCGCCCGCGACCGCAAGGTTGAGGCGCGGGTGGAGCAGTTCCAATCTGTCGCCCGCGACCTGTTCCGCACGGTTGAGGAAGACCCGCGCGACCTGACTGCAGCGCGCAAGTATCTGACCGTTTATCTGCAGGGCGCCCGCGATGCGACGGTGAAATTCGCCGATATCTATGCCCGCAGCCAGGACGCCCAGGCCCGCACCGATTATCTGGCGCTGCTGGACGATCTGGAACAGAATTTTGCCGCGCGCACCCGCAAGATGCTGGTCGAGGATCGCGCGGATCTGAGTATTGAAATTGATGTGCTGCGCGACCGTTTGCAGCGTGAAGGGGTCCATCTGGACCAAAACTGA
- a CDS encoding toxic anion resistance protein, which translates to MSEAVQQKAAQAEALVNEVTAIELPEPAAEIQPLAQADAPTSEAIRVRMDQIDMGDTNSIIHFGSAAQSELQTISQAMLADVRNKDVGPAGDSLRNIVTAIRGFSVSELDIRRKPTFWERLLGKAAPFAKFTARYETVQGQIDKVTDDLLGHEHTLLKDIKSLDMLYEKTLSFYDELALYIAAGEAMLAKLDAEDIPAKEAEVQAAPEDDQVMKAQELRDLRAARDDLERRVHDLKLTRQVTMQSLPSIRLVQENDKSLVTKINSTLVNTVPLWETQLAQALTIQRSAQAAAAVRDANDLTNELLKSNAANLRQSNEMIRQEMERGVFDIEAVKQANADLIGTIQDSLRIADEGKAKRAAAEADLQKMEADLRDTLASAKSRRDGVGDNAGTAVPT; encoded by the coding sequence ATGTCCGAAGCCGTGCAACAGAAAGCCGCCCAAGCCGAGGCCCTGGTCAATGAGGTCACGGCGATCGAACTGCCCGAACCCGCCGCAGAGATCCAGCCGCTGGCGCAGGCCGACGCCCCCACCAGCGAGGCGATCCGGGTGCGGATGGATCAGATCGACATGGGCGACACCAATTCGATCATTCATTTCGGCTCGGCCGCGCAAAGCGAGCTGCAGACGATCAGCCAGGCGATGCTGGCCGATGTGCGCAACAAGGACGTGGGGCCTGCGGGCGATTCCTTACGCAATATCGTGACCGCCATCCGCGGCTTTTCAGTGTCCGAGCTGGATATCCGCCGTAAGCCGACGTTCTGGGAGCGGCTGCTGGGCAAGGCAGCCCCTTTTGCCAAATTCACCGCGCGGTATGAAACCGTGCAGGGGCAGATCGACAAGGTCACCGATGACCTGCTGGGACACGAGCACACCCTGCTGAAAGACATCAAATCTCTCGATATGCTCTACGAGAAAACGCTGAGCTTTTATGACGAGCTGGCGCTGTACATCGCCGCAGGCGAGGCCATGCTGGCCAAGCTCGACGCCGAAGATATCCCCGCCAAGGAAGCCGAAGTGCAGGCAGCACCCGAAGATGATCAGGTGATGAAGGCGCAGGAGCTGCGCGACCTGCGCGCCGCCCGCGACGATCTGGAACGCCGGGTGCATGACCTGAAACTGACCCGTCAGGTCACCATGCAATCGCTGCCCTCGATCCGGCTGGTGCAGGAGAACGACAAATCACTGGTGACCAAGATCAACTCGACCCTGGTGAACACCGTGCCCCTGTGGGAGACCCAGTTGGCCCAGGCGCTGACCATCCAGCGTTCGGCCCAAGCGGCAGCGGCGGTGCGCGATGCCAATGACCTGACCAACGAATTGCTGAAGTCCAACGCCGCCAATCTGCGCCAATCAAACGAGATGATCCGGCAGGAGATGGAGCGCGGCGTCTTTGACATCGAAGCGGTAAAGCAGGCCAACGCCGATCTGATTGGCACCATTCAGGACAGCCTGCGGATTGCTGACGAAGGCAAAGCCAAACGCGCCGCTGCCGAGGCCGATCTGCAGAAGATGGAAGCTGATCTGCGCGATACGCTGGCCTCTGCCAAGTCGCGCCGCGATGGGGTTGGCGATAACGCCGGCACCGCTGTGCCGACCTGA
- a CDS encoding DUF2927 domain-containing protein, with protein MQAFRSVWTSGAVVAGLTALSACLPFDQAESLVPQARPAVPEPAVYKPSSDSAQLSYYYNALQRDLLTRGLLRTDGGGPDTPYDAEDLAESFEALAFYDEYGGSGISGGLGRWAGPVRIAAEFGPSVPAAQRAADKDTVTAYAERLARITRHPVTTVASRANFHVIFASLDDSAFVAERVRELLPSISAKDLSLLAAPPRSFYCLVVAGGPQSDPLSYTRGVALIRAEHPDLVRKSCVHEEVAQGLGLRNDSPRARPSIFNDDDEFALLTSFDEKLLQMLYDPRLKTGMGAGEARPVIRILAREAMGQEL; from the coding sequence GTGCAGGCATTCAGATCCGTTTGGACAAGCGGGGCGGTAGTTGCCGGGCTGACCGCGCTGTCTGCCTGCCTGCCCTTCGACCAAGCAGAATCGCTGGTGCCGCAGGCCCGACCCGCAGTGCCTGAACCTGCGGTCTACAAACCCTCTTCCGACAGCGCCCAGCTGTCTTATTATTATAACGCCCTGCAACGCGACCTGCTGACCCGCGGGCTGCTGCGCACCGATGGCGGCGGCCCGGACACGCCCTATGATGCCGAGGACCTGGCTGAAAGTTTCGAGGCGCTGGCGTTTTATGACGAATACGGCGGATCGGGCATTTCCGGCGGCTTGGGCCGTTGGGCCGGGCCGGTCCGGATCGCTGCCGAATTCGGCCCCTCGGTGCCGGCGGCCCAGCGGGCGGCGGACAAGGACACAGTCACCGCCTATGCGGAACGGCTGGCCAGGATCACCAGGCACCCTGTAACAACAGTGGCCTCCCGGGCCAATTTTCACGTGATCTTTGCCAGCCTTGATGACAGCGCCTTTGTCGCTGAGCGCGTGCGCGAGCTGCTGCCTTCGATCAGCGCCAAAGACCTGTCGCTGCTGGCAGCCCCGCCCCGCAGTTTTTACTGCCTTGTGGTTGCCGGCGGGCCGCAAAGCGATCCACTGTCCTACACCCGCGGCGTGGCGCTGATCCGCGCCGAACACCCTGATCTGGTACGCAAAAGCTGCGTGCATGAGGAAGTCGCGCAAGGGCTCGGTCTCAGGAATGACAGCCCGCGGGCGCGGCCCTCGATCTTTAACGACGACGACGAATTTGCGCTGCTGACCAGCTTTGACGAAAAACTGCTGCAGATGCTGTATGATCCAAGACTGAAAACGGGGATGGGCGCCGGCGAGGCCCGTCCCGTGATCCGCATTCTCGCCCGCGAGGCGATGGGCCAGGAGCTGTAG
- a CDS encoding SPFH domain-containing protein — MGIFDFLKGEFIDVIHWVDDTHDTMVWRFEREGHEIKYGAKLTVREGQAAVFVHEGQLADVFTPGLYMLETNNMPVMTTLQHWDHAFQSPFKSEVYFVDTTRFSDLKWGTKNPIICRDPEFGPVRLRAFGSYTVRVADPARFLTEIVGTDGEFTMDEISYQIRNIIVQEFSRVVAGSGIPVLDMAANTADLGKLVAAEISGTIAEYGLMIPELYIENISLPPAVEEAMDKRTQMGVLGDLGRYTQFSAAEAMTAAAQTPNSGMGAGMGMGMGFAMAQQMGNQFGNGAAGQPAGPWGARPAPAAAAPAAPAAAPQAAPVAPPPPPVEHVWHIAADGQTSGPYSKARMGRMAQDGTLTRESHVWTPGQDGWKRAGDVMELAQLFTILPPPPPPPPPAG; from the coding sequence ATGGGTATTTTCGATTTTCTCAAAGGCGAATTCATTGACGTCATCCATTGGGTGGATGACACCCATGACACCATGGTCTGGCGGTTTGAGCGCGAAGGCCATGAGATTAAATACGGCGCCAAGCTGACGGTGCGCGAGGGCCAGGCGGCGGTATTTGTGCATGAGGGCCAGCTGGCGGATGTGTTCACACCCGGTCTTTACATGCTTGAGACCAACAACATGCCGGTGATGACAACGCTGCAACACTGGGACCACGCGTTCCAGTCGCCGTTTAAATCGGAAGTCTATTTTGTCGACACCACCCGGTTCAGCGATCTGAAATGGGGGACCAAGAACCCGATCATCTGCCGCGATCCGGAGTTCGGCCCGGTGCGGCTGCGGGCCTTTGGCAGCTATACCGTGCGCGTCGCTGACCCGGCCCGGTTCCTGACCGAGATCGTCGGCACCGATGGCGAATTCACCATGGACGAGATTTCCTATCAGATCCGCAACATCATCGTGCAGGAGTTCTCCCGCGTGGTCGCCGGCTCCGGTATTCCGGTACTGGACATGGCTGCCAATACCGCGGACCTGGGCAAGCTGGTGGCGGCTGAGATCTCTGGCACAATCGCCGAATACGGCCTGATGATCCCTGAGCTTTACATTGAAAACATCTCGCTGCCGCCCGCGGTGGAAGAGGCGATGGACAAGCGCACCCAGATGGGCGTTTTGGGTGATCTTGGCCGCTACACCCAGTTCTCCGCTGCCGAAGCAATGACCGCTGCAGCGCAAACCCCGAACAGCGGCATGGGTGCTGGCATGGGAATGGGCATGGGGTTCGCGATGGCCCAGCAGATGGGCAACCAGTTCGGCAACGGGGCAGCGGGTCAGCCCGCAGGCCCCTGGGGCGCCCGCCCTGCCCCCGCTGCAGCCGCACCGGCAGCGCCTGCCGCAGCCCCGCAGGCCGCACCTGTTGCCCCGCCCCCGCCGCCGGTCGAGCATGTCTGGCACATTGCAGCGGACGGACAGACCTCCGGCCCCTACTCAAAAGCAAGAATGGGACGGATGGCGCAGGACGGCACGCTGACGCGGGAAAGCCATGTCTGGACCCCGGGCCAGGATGGCTGGAAGCGGGCCGGCGACGTGATGGAACTGGCGCAGCTGTTCACCATCCTGCCGCCGCCTCCCCCGCCACCGCCACCTGCCGGATAA
- a CDS encoding TFIIB-type zinc finger domain-containing protein, with product MPPPPAETMPAAEEETHRFPCEQCGADYSYDPAAGTLTCGHCGHSESIRSGPWKGTALQELDFRTAAADRLPEAEIEVTRVSTCPNCAAQVEFDPDTHAKECPFCATPVVTGTGESRHIKPKGVLPFAIPERAAHKAMTDWLGGLWFAPSGLREYARKGRRMQGIYVSYWTYDAQTRSRYSGQRGTVYYVTETYQQDGETRTRRVSKVRWTPVSGRVQRFFDDVLVLASNSLPKRYTEALEPWDLSQLEPYQPQYLAGFRAEAYTVDLETGFAEAGQKMDRVIERDVRFDIGGDRQRIGNIDTQVSEVTFKHILLPVWLAAYKYRGKTYRFVINGQSGRVQGERPYSAVKIAAAALAAAIVIAAIAYFAGQQ from the coding sequence ATGCCCCCGCCGCCCGCTGAAACCATGCCCGCCGCCGAGGAAGAAACTCATCGCTTCCCTTGTGAACAATGCGGTGCGGACTACTCCTATGACCCGGCCGCGGGCACCCTGACCTGCGGCCACTGCGGGCATTCCGAAAGCATCCGCAGCGGGCCATGGAAAGGGACTGCGCTTCAGGAACTGGACTTTCGCACGGCCGCCGCAGACCGGCTGCCAGAGGCCGAAATCGAAGTGACCCGCGTTTCCACCTGCCCCAATTGCGCAGCACAGGTTGAGTTTGACCCCGACACCCATGCCAAGGAATGCCCGTTCTGCGCCACACCGGTGGTCACTGGAACCGGCGAAAGCAGGCATATCAAACCCAAGGGCGTGCTGCCCTTTGCAATACCCGAGCGCGCCGCGCATAAGGCAATGACCGACTGGCTGGGCGGCCTGTGGTTTGCGCCTAGCGGCCTGAGGGAATACGCCCGCAAGGGGCGGCGGATGCAGGGGATCTATGTGTCCTACTGGACCTATGACGCCCAGACCCGCAGCCGCTATTCCGGTCAGCGCGGCACGGTTTATTACGTGACCGAGACCTACCAGCAGGATGGTGAGACCAGGACCCGGAGGGTGTCCAAGGTGCGCTGGACGCCGGTGTCAGGCCGGGTGCAGCGGTTCTTTGACGATGTGCTGGTACTGGCCTCCAACAGCCTGCCCAAACGCTATACCGAGGCCTTGGAACCCTGGGATCTGTCTCAGCTGGAACCATACCAGCCGCAATACCTGGCGGGTTTCCGGGCCGAGGCTTACACCGTGGATCTGGAAACCGGTTTCGCCGAAGCGGGCCAAAAGATGGACCGGGTGATTGAGCGCGATGTGCGATTTGACATCGGCGGCGACCGCCAGCGGATCGGCAATATTGACACTCAGGTTTCAGAGGTGACCTTTAAACACATCCTGCTGCCGGTCTGGCTGGCGGCCTATAAATACCGCGGCAAGACCTATCGGTTTGTAATCAACGGGCAATCCGGGCGGGTGCAGGGCGAACGGCCCTATTCTGCGGTCAAAATCGCGGCCGCTGCGCTGGCCGCCGCCATCGTGATTGCCGCCATCGCCTATTTCGCCGGGCAGCAGTAA
- the dtd gene encoding D-aminoacyl-tRNA deacylase, whose amino-acid sequence MRALIQRVSEASVTVEGTAIGEIGPGLLILICAMEGDGEAQADQLAAKISKLRIFKDTGGKMNRSVLDTGGSALVVSQFTLAADTRRGNRPGFSTAAAPADGERLYEYFAEQLSRLGLEIAKGQFGADMKVRLLNDGPVTVWMDTEQL is encoded by the coding sequence ATGCGGGCATTGATACAGCGGGTCAGCGAGGCCTCGGTCACTGTTGAGGGCACGGCCATCGGCGAAATCGGCCCCGGCTTGCTGATCCTGATCTGCGCCATGGAAGGCGACGGCGAGGCGCAGGCGGATCAGCTGGCGGCCAAAATATCCAAGCTCCGGATTTTCAAGGACACGGGCGGCAAGATGAACCGCTCGGTGCTGGATACCGGCGGCAGTGCGCTGGTGGTCAGCCAATTCACCCTGGCCGCCGACACCCGCCGCGGCAACCGTCCGGGGTTTTCCACTGCCGCTGCCCCTGCCGACGGCGAACGGCTGTACGAGTATTTTGCGGAGCAATTGTCCCGGCTAGGTTTGGAAATTGCAAAAGGACAGTTCGGAGCCGACATGAAGGTCCGGCTGCTGAATGACGGCCCGGTGACGGTCTGGATGGACACAGAACAGCTCTGA
- a CDS encoding ABC transporter substrate-binding protein, which yields MNKHMQYLASQAVAGKLTRRDFLGKAAALGFTAVSANLLLSGAAKAAGPQKGGTLRLGLQGGSTTDSLDPALVTNTVGLMVTRLWGETLVELTEDGGIEGKLAESYEASADARTWTFKLRSGVTYSNGQNVTTEDVVKTMERHSGEDTKSGALGIMRGIKDVRADGDTVVFELDSPNADLPYLLADYHLIVQPGGGNDDPAAAIGTGPYIMKSADMGVRFVAEKNPNYWGDLGNAETVEIIVINDDTARVAALQSGQVDVIDRVPPRTAKLVERAPNITVHSTSAAGHYVFIMHTNTAPFDNYDLRMALKYGINREEMVDKILNGYGTVGNDSPINASYPMYTELEQRQFDPDKAMFHMKKSGHDGSVLLRTSDNSFPGAPDASALFQQSCQSAGIKLDVKREPNDGYWSEVWNNQPFCTSYWGGRPTQDQMFTTAYLSTADWNDTRFNNEQFDQMLVAARGELDVAKRTQMYADMSTILRDQGGLICPMFNDFVEATTDKVDGFVEGVPGQVLMNGYAASKLWVKA from the coding sequence ATGAACAAGCATATGCAGTATCTGGCCAGTCAGGCCGTGGCAGGCAAACTGACGCGCCGTGACTTCCTGGGCAAGGCCGCCGCACTGGGCTTTACCGCTGTGTCCGCAAACCTGCTGCTGTCCGGCGCAGCCAAAGCCGCCGGCCCGCAAAAAGGCGGCACTTTGCGCCTTGGTTTGCAGGGTGGCTCCACCACCGACAGCCTGGACCCGGCGCTGGTTACCAACACGGTTGGCCTGATGGTCACCCGCCTGTGGGGTGAAACCCTGGTGGAACTGACCGAAGACGGCGGCATCGAAGGCAAACTGGCCGAAAGCTATGAAGCTTCTGCAGATGCACGCACCTGGACCTTCAAACTGCGGTCCGGCGTGACCTATTCCAACGGCCAGAACGTCACCACAGAAGACGTGGTCAAGACCATGGAGCGCCACAGCGGCGAAGACACCAAGTCCGGCGCCTTGGGCATCATGCGCGGCATCAAGGACGTGCGCGCAGACGGCGATACCGTTGTCTTTGAACTCGACAGCCCGAACGCCGACCTCCCCTATCTGCTGGCGGACTATCACCTGATCGTTCAGCCGGGCGGCGGCAATGACGATCCTGCGGCTGCCATCGGCACCGGCCCCTACATCATGAAGTCCGCCGATATGGGCGTGCGTTTTGTGGCCGAGAAGAACCCGAACTACTGGGGTGATCTGGGCAATGCCGAGACCGTTGAAATCATCGTTATCAACGATGACACCGCCCGCGTTGCAGCGCTGCAATCCGGCCAGGTGGATGTGATCGACCGGGTGCCCCCGCGCACCGCAAAACTGGTCGAGCGCGCGCCCAATATCACGGTCCATTCGACCTCGGCGGCCGGTCACTATGTGTTCATCATGCACACCAACACTGCACCGTTCGACAACTACGACCTGCGCATGGCGCTGAAGTACGGGATCAACCGCGAGGAAATGGTCGACAAGATCCTGAACGGCTATGGCACGGTGGGCAATGACAGCCCGATCAATGCGTCTTACCCGATGTACACCGAGCTGGAGCAGCGTCAGTTCGATCCGGACAAAGCGATGTTCCACATGAAGAAATCCGGCCATGACGGCTCGGTGCTGCTGCGCACCTCGGACAATTCGTTCCCCGGTGCACCGGATGCTTCCGCATTGTTCCAGCAATCCTGCCAAAGCGCCGGCATCAAGCTGGACGTCAAGCGTGAGCCGAACGACGGCTACTGGTCGGAAGTCTGGAACAATCAGCCCTTCTGCACCAGCTACTGGGGCGGCCGCCCGACCCAGGACCAGATGTTCACAACCGCCTACCTGTCGACCGCGGACTGGAACGACACCCGTTTCAACAACGAGCAGTTCGACCAGATGCTGGTTGCAGCCCGCGGTGAGCTGGACGTCGCCAAGCGCACCCAGATGTATGCAGACATGTCGACAATCCTGCGCGATCAGGGCGGCCTGATCTGCCCGATGTTCAACGATTTTGTCGAGGCAACCACCGACAAGGTTGACGGTTTCGTCGAAGGTGTCCCGGGCCAGGTTCTGATGAACGGCTATGCTGCCAGCAAGCTGTGGGTCAAAGCTTAA
- a CDS encoding ABC transporter permease has product MSPIIKLLAQRIALSLLLLLLISVVIFAGTIVLPGDVAQSILGQSATPEALANLRAELGVNDPPVGRYFAWLFGAMQGDLGTALTSGQDITSALAGRFWNTMFLAFWAAVVAVPLAIFLGLLAVRFKDRWPDKLISAVTLASISIPEFLIGYVLMYVVAVKLRWFPSVAMINDGMTLFEKLNAIALPITVLTLVVLAHMMRMTRAAILNVMQSAYIETAELKGLNAFQVIYRHAFPNAIAPIVNVVMLNLAYLVVGVVVIEVVFVYPGMGQYLVDHVSKRDVPVVQACGLIFAAVYIGLNMIADIVAILSNPRLRHPK; this is encoded by the coding sequence ATGTCCCCGATTATAAAACTCCTGGCTCAGCGCATCGCGCTGAGCCTCCTTCTTTTGCTGCTTATCTCAGTGGTGATCTTCGCGGGCACGATCGTGCTGCCTGGCGATGTTGCCCAATCGATCCTGGGGCAATCAGCAACACCGGAGGCTCTTGCCAACCTGCGGGCCGAACTTGGGGTCAATGATCCGCCTGTGGGGCGCTATTTCGCCTGGCTGTTCGGCGCCATGCAGGGTGATCTCGGCACTGCGCTGACCAGTGGCCAAGACATCACCTCTGCACTGGCCGGTCGTTTCTGGAACACTATGTTCCTGGCATTCTGGGCTGCTGTGGTCGCAGTTCCGCTGGCGATTTTCCTGGGCCTGCTTGCCGTTCGGTTCAAAGACCGCTGGCCCGACAAACTGATTTCGGCCGTCACCCTGGCCTCGATCTCGATCCCCGAATTCCTGATCGGCTATGTGCTGATGTACGTGGTCGCAGTGAAACTGCGCTGGTTTCCGTCGGTCGCCATGATCAATGATGGCATGACCCTGTTTGAAAAGCTGAACGCCATCGCCCTGCCGATCACCGTGCTGACGCTGGTGGTTCTGGCGCATATGATGCGGATGACCCGTGCCGCAATCCTGAACGTGATGCAGTCGGCCTATATCGAAACCGCCGAACTGAAGGGCCTCAACGCCTTTCAAGTTATCTACCGCCACGCTTTTCCCAACGCGATTGCGCCGATCGTCAACGTCGTGATGCTGAACCTCGCCTATCTGGTTGTCGGCGTCGTGGTGATCGAGGTGGTGTTTGTCTACCCGGGCATGGGCCAGTATCTGGTGGATCACGTGTCCAAGCGTGACGTGCCTGTTGTGCAGGCCTGCGGCCTTATCTTTGCCGCCGTCTATATCGGCCTCAACATGATTGCCGATATCGTCGCCATCCTGAGCAACCCGCGCCTGAGGCATCCGAAATGA
- a CDS encoding ABC transporter permease, with amino-acid sequence MKNIPISALIGLFFTALYFLGAIFAPLLAPFGVGEIVGDVWEPSSAEYLLGTDNIGRDLLSRMIYGGRTTIFIATAATVLSFTLGSILGFFAAVAGGWVDQALSRFVDLVMSIPTLIFALVVLSVAPVTIPMLIIVMGLLDATRVYRLARAVAVDIEVMDYVEAARLRGEKTAWIIFREILPNALSPLIAEMGLRFIFAVLFVSTLSFLGLGVQPPEADWGGIVKENKEGIVYGIPAALIPAFAIATLAISVNLVADWVLNRTTSLKGGRG; translated from the coding sequence ATGAAGAACATCCCCATTTCCGCACTCATCGGGCTGTTCTTCACGGCCCTGTACTTTCTTGGCGCCATCTTTGCGCCGCTGCTGGCCCCCTTTGGCGTTGGCGAAATCGTCGGCGATGTGTGGGAGCCGTCCAGCGCTGAATACCTGCTGGGCACCGACAACATCGGCCGCGACCTTCTCAGCCGGATGATCTATGGCGGCCGCACCACCATCTTCATCGCCACCGCAGCAACCGTCTTGTCGTTCACCCTGGGGTCAATCCTCGGTTTCTTTGCCGCCGTTGCCGGCGGCTGGGTTGATCAGGCGCTGTCGCGCTTTGTCGATCTGGTGATGTCGATCCCGACGCTGATCTTTGCGCTGGTTGTCCTGTCGGTTGCGCCAGTGACCATTCCGATGCTGATCATCGTGATGGGCCTGCTGGACGCCACCCGCGTCTACCGTCTGGCCCGGGCCGTCGCAGTGGATATCGAGGTGATGGACTACGTCGAAGCAGCCCGTCTGCGCGGCGAGAAAACCGCCTGGATCATCTTCCGCGAAATCCTGCCCAACGCGTTGTCCCCTTTGATTGCCGAAATGGGCCTGCGGTTCATCTTTGCGGTTCTGTTTGTCTCCACCCTGTCCTTCCTGGGCCTGGGTGTGCAGCCGCCTGAGGCTGACTGGGGCGGCATCGTGAAGGAGAACAAGGAAGGCATCGTCTACGGCATCCCCGCAGCCCTGATCCCGGCCTTTGCCATCGCCACCCTGGCGATCTCGGTCAACCTTGTGGCTGACTGGGTGCTGAACCGGACAACCTCGCTGAAAGGAGGCCGCGGATGA